A region of Desulfobacterales bacterium DNA encodes the following proteins:
- a CDS encoding DUF1178 family protein, which translates to MIAFDLQCVNGHTFEGWFEDGQAYEDQNRKGLITCPVCNDTSVSKILSSFAIKKSFQPTGEISPNSSELEQINSKIVDYVKKNFDDVGPDFTKQALKMHYGVIEPRNIRGVSSSEEEKTLKKEGIQFFKLPIPATPESDS; encoded by the coding sequence ATGATTGCATTTGATCTACAATGTGTGAATGGCCACACCTTTGAAGGTTGGTTTGAAGACGGGCAGGCATACGAAGATCAGAACCGCAAAGGTTTGATCACTTGCCCGGTCTGCAACGATACCTCCGTCTCAAAAATCCTATCGTCGTTTGCCATCAAAAAATCGTTTCAGCCCACCGGCGAGATTTCCCCAAATTCGTCGGAACTCGAACAAATCAACAGCAAAATAGTTGATTACGTCAAGAAAAACTTCGATGATGTCGGCCCTGATTTCACTAAACAAGCACTAAAGATGCATTATGGTGTCATTGAACCGAGAAATATCAGGGGCGTCAGTTCTTCCGAAGAAGAAAAAACCCTGAAAAAAGAAGGCATTCAATTTTTTAAGCTTCCAATTCCCGCCACCCCTGAGAGCGATTCATAA
- a CDS encoding enoyl-CoA hydratase → MVYEEILYSADGAIGTLTLNNPGKINALSKKMIQEIIDVLTGVAADESIKVLIIRASGKHFCAGHFLKEMVGLGVKAHKYIFDQCTRMMQLLHEIPQPVIAQVQGIATAAGCQLVAWCDLAVAEENAKFATPGVRIGLFCTTPMVAITRAIGRKAAMEMLLTGRYFSAPEAKSLGLLNKVVPLDELESETIKLARTIAESSRFVLEIGKRGFYDQIDQSDDHAFQYAKHTITMNLEAEDAQNGIQAFLEKKTPQWKNR, encoded by the coding sequence ATGGTTTATGAAGAAATTTTATATTCAGCGGACGGTGCAATCGGAACCTTAACTTTAAACAATCCCGGAAAAATTAATGCCTTATCAAAAAAAATGATACAGGAAATAATAGATGTCCTGACAGGGGTTGCTGCGGACGAGTCTATAAAGGTGTTGATCATCAGGGCTTCCGGCAAGCATTTTTGCGCCGGGCATTTTCTGAAAGAAATGGTTGGCCTGGGGGTTAAGGCGCATAAATATATTTTTGACCAGTGTACCCGCATGATGCAGCTGCTGCATGAAATACCACAGCCGGTAATTGCCCAAGTTCAGGGCATCGCCACTGCCGCCGGATGCCAGCTGGTGGCTTGGTGCGATCTGGCGGTAGCAGAAGAAAACGCCAAATTCGCCACCCCCGGTGTCCGGATCGGCCTGTTTTGCACCACCCCGATGGTGGCCATAACCCGTGCAATCGGACGAAAAGCGGCCATGGAAATGCTCCTGACCGGACGCTATTTTTCAGCCCCGGAAGCCAAGTCGCTCGGCCTGCTCAACAAAGTCGTCCCTCTGGATGAACTGGAATCTGAAACTATTAAGCTGGCCCGCACCATCGCTGAATCGAGCCGCTTTGTACTGGAAATCGGCAAGCGGGGTTTTTACGATCAGATTGACCAGTCCGACGACCATGCCTTTCAATATGCCAAGCATACCATCACCATGAATTTGGAGGCGGAGGATGCCCAAAACGGCATTCAGGCCTTTTTGGAAAAAAAGACGCCGCAGTGGAAAAACCGATGA
- a CDS encoding DUF1786 family protein, producing the protein MSRYLLIDIGAGTMDILYYDDATGLSYKAVVRSPVKTVAEKAAGLPGNLLITGNEMGGGAISAVLKKRAQTDRVVMTASAAATVHHDLKKVAGYGIHVVEDAEALALVKNGTYSVLEIGDLDLERLKQIVEGFGVPFRFDKMGICVQDHGMPPKGMSHLDYRQKLFKAELDKTPFPHALLYPRDIVPTTFNRLRSIAESSKQLPADEVYLMDSGMAAILGASLDIQAATKEKILVLDIATSHTVGAALADGEIAGFFEYHTHDITLKRLEGLITDLADGKLQHEQILAEGGHGAYNRKSFGYDAVEIIVATGPKRKLVENSRLPIVFGAPYGDNMMTGTVGLLEAIRRYHGLEPLRYL; encoded by the coding sequence ATGAGCCGTTATTTACTGATCGATATCGGTGCCGGCACCATGGATATTCTTTATTATGATGACGCCACCGGCCTGTCCTACAAGGCGGTCGTTCGTTCACCCGTAAAGACTGTTGCTGAAAAGGCGGCCGGTTTGCCGGGAAACCTTTTAATAACCGGCAACGAAATGGGAGGCGGCGCCATTTCCGCGGTCTTAAAAAAACGCGCTCAGACCGACAGGGTCGTGATGACCGCGTCTGCTGCCGCCACCGTTCATCATGATTTAAAAAAAGTGGCCGGATATGGAATCCATGTTGTTGAAGATGCCGAAGCACTGGCTTTGGTCAAAAACGGCACCTATTCAGTTCTGGAGATTGGCGACCTCGATCTTGAACGGCTGAAACAAATCGTTGAAGGGTTCGGTGTCCCTTTTCGTTTTGACAAGATGGGTATCTGCGTACAGGATCACGGCATGCCGCCGAAAGGGATGTCCCATCTTGATTATCGCCAGAAGCTCTTTAAGGCAGAATTGGATAAAACCCCCTTCCCGCACGCGTTGCTCTATCCCCGGGACATCGTACCGACAACATTTAACCGCCTCCGGTCCATTGCCGAAAGCAGTAAGCAACTGCCGGCTGATGAGGTCTACCTGATGGACAGCGGCATGGCGGCCATTCTGGGCGCATCCCTTGACATTCAGGCAGCGACAAAGGAGAAGATCCTGGTCCTGGACATCGCAACCTCACATACGGTGGGTGCCGCCCTGGCCGACGGAGAGATCGCCGGCTTTTTTGAATACCATACCCACGATATCACCCTTAAACGCCTGGAGGGGTTAATAACCGACCTGGCCGACGGAAAATTACAGCATGAACAGATCCTGGCTGAAGGCGGCCACGGTGCGTATAACCGCAAATCTTTTGGGTATGACGCCGTGGAAATCATTGTGGCCACCGGCCCTAAACGCAAACTGGTGGAAAACTCAAGGCTGCCCATCGTCTTCGGCGCCCCTTATGGGGACAACATGATGACCGGTACGGTCGGTCTGTTGGAGGCGATTCGCCGCTACCACGGCCTTGAGCCTTTGCGCTATTTATAA